AACTATATCGTCCAAGTCATTTATCTAAATTGTAACCGTTCGAAGGCCCAGCACTAACCACATCCtgacaaacagaaaaaaaatccaGTTTGATGTTCGTTGTGAATTTCAGGAAAAGGTTACAGCAATACAGATTCCGGGACCCCAGCTGAGGCAGCAATAACAAACTGGGAAAGATCTCCACTATCACAGGGCAGAAAATGTGTATCAGAGTTTGAACAAGCTGTCGTCAGGACGGCAGCTCGCAGCGTTACCGCATGTACTTTGTCGATAGTTTGATGTTGATAACAGGAAATACTTTGGGACCACCTCGCCCTCTGGCGGGGTTCCCAGTGGGAGGATTTACAAGGGCAGAATGGTGGTAAGGGTGTAAATTTACTTATAGAGCAATATCCAATGGCAATTCTTCAGAAGCCGCTTTTCAAACCATAAAATGTCGAATTATCAAGAAAGATTGAATGATGTTAAGGCCGTTTTACATTATTTCTGAGTCACTTCATTTATGATTTTAACTGATCGTTAACTCTATGCATCACACTCGTTATTTTTCACTTTTTTCCACTTCACTTTTCATTGTTACAgaatgttctgtgctgttctttcACTCATTCCGTTAATATGTTAACACTTTCCCTTTCTTCGACTATATTTCCAATTCTCTTCATATTTCTCCCTCTTTAACTCTTCCGCTTCTATATAGGTGTTGTTCTCATTCCCGCTTCCCATGGAATACAACGCCCCGCTTCATGAAACGCCGATATTGCAGCCACAGTGAAGCGGCTTTGTAAGGCGGTGCAGGTTTTTGTATGGGGTCTCCCTCTGTTAGTTACAttgtgcctcacggcgcagagataGGTGGCAGCGTCTGTAACATGCGCCTCTCTCACAGTTAGGATACTGAGCTTGTTGTCTCCACCGATTGAAGCTGTAATCCTCCCGTGTTGATCGGTTTCTCTTGTGGCCATCACCAGATGCTGGGGTGACTGATTCGGGTACTGTCTGTACCAGAGTACGATGCTAAATGCAATGCTGATGGAGCAATTCTTGGACACATTACCCGTTTCACTAACAACCATCCATCCAGGGAGCTGCTGCACCTCATCTTCTCCGCTCACCTCCGTGCAGATCAAAGTGAAACACAGCAAAATGCCTGTGTGAACCCGAAGCATTATCAGTTCTCACGCAATACCGAGCTCGGCTCAGAACCGGGAGATGAAAACTATATTCTGAAAAATTAACGGGGAACCAAACACTAACTTCGGGTTCACCTAGTGACGTGTTTCTGTTGAACTAACTAAATAGGCTTATGGTTTAACCACCCATTTCCCACGTTTCACACTGACACCAGCTCGCACTGTGAGCACACTCCTGACCTGCTACCTTAAATACTTTTCATGTATCGCACTGCCCTCTGGCGGTGTGAACTGGCAAGTGCACGGTGCAATTATTTACTTAAACTGCCGACAAGTTGCAGTTCACGATATAGTAACGAATGAGAACAGGAATTCCCTCCTGCCTGTTATAGCTATTTTATTGTGGGAGAGGCTAAATctcactttcctgtctgctgtCCAACGATTGCAGTGCCTTTTGCTCACTATCTCTTCCTGCAAAGCTGACCAGTCGGTTTGACAAGACGAAGATCCTGATGAAGGTCCTTATATCATTTTCCAATTTGAACCCGTCAAATGCGAACTCGTCTCTCTATCGGACATTTGTAACATCCCAACAGTAATAGCAACAGTGAAAACACATGATAataaataactttttttaaaattcaagtttCATATCAGTGTTAAAATAATGTTTCTGTTTCCGCATTCGCTCCCTCCATCACATTTTCTTCACTAAAGATACTCACCCAGTCTCTCACCGCCCTCTGGTGGCAGCTACAATCACTACAACGTGCGCTTAAAAATACCTGTCCCGTTTCTGGAAcctaaggccataagacataggagcagagtaaggccatttggcccatcacgtttgCTCCGCCGGTCAAACACAGCTGATGTACGTCTCATACCCAATCCCCTGCCTTCTCCGTATAACCCtggttcccttattaatcaagaagctgACTATCTCTGTCCGGCGTGGGGCAGCTGAGGCTCAGCAAGGTAAGAAGCCCTCATTTTTGCGGCACCAGCTGCCGGAAGGGaagtgtttaaagggacaattaaaAAGACATGTGGGACAGACAAGGCGGGGTatcggacgggggtggggggggggggggtgtgggcggaTACAATGGTGCGTTGGTCGAACAGCAAGGGAGGGGGTCTGCTCAGACCGGACTTGTGTCGGGTCAGACCAGAGGGCCTCTGCTGGAACAGAgaaaccggggggtgggggggggggggcgatcgaatggGAGTCGCAGGAGTCGAGTGGGATCGGAGGGAGGAGGGTCAGGCTAGACTGGAGTTGGGGGGTCAGGCTGgtctggagtgggagggtcaggctggactggagtgggagggtcaggctggattggagtgggagggtccGGCTGGACTGGAgcgggagggtcaggctggactggagtgggagggtcaggctggacaggagtgggagggtcaggatgggctggagtgggagggtcaggctggactggagcgggagggtcaggctggactggtgtgggagggtcaggctggactggagtgggagagtCAGGCTGGACTggtgtgggagggtcaggctggactggagtgggagggtcaggctggactggtgTGGGAGgttcaggctggactggagtgggagagtCAGGCTGGACTGGTGTGGGAGGGTCAGGCCGGACTGGAGTTGGGGGGTCAGGCTGgtctggagtgggagggtcaggctggactggagtgggagggtcaggctggattggagtgggagggtccGGCTGGACTGGAgcgggagggtcaggctggactggagtgggagggtcaggctggacagGAGTGGGAAGGTCAGGATgggctggagtgggagggtcaggctggactggagcgggagggtcaggctggactggagtgggagggtcaggctggactggagtgggagagtCAGGCTGACTGGTGTGGGAGGGTCCAGGCTGGACTggtgtgggagggtcaggctggactggagtgggagagtCAGGCTGGACTggtgtgggagggtcaggctggactggagtgggggggtcaggctggagtggtgtggaggttcaggctggactggagtgggagagtCAGGCTGGACTggtgtgggagggtcaggctggactggagagggagggtcaggctggactggagtcgggagtcaggctggactggagggtcaggctggactggtgTGGGAGGGTctggctggactggagtgggagtgtcaggctggactggagtgggagggtcaggctggatggagagggagggtcagcctggactggagggtcaggCTGAACTGGAGTGGGGGGTCAGGCTTGACTggggtgggagggtcaggctggactggagtgggggtcaggctggactggagttgggggtcaggctggactggagtgggagggtcaggctggactggagtggggtgTCAGGCTGTTCTGAAGTGGGAGTGTCAAGCTGGACTGGagagggagggtcaggctggactggagggtcaggctggactggagtgggagggtcaggctggactggagtggcaGGGTCAGGCTGGACTAGAGAGGGAGgatcaggctggactggagtggggggccaggctggactggagtgggaggggcaggctggactggagtgggaggggcaggctggactggagtgggacggtcaggctggactggattgggagggtcaggctggattggagtgggagggtcaggctggagtgggagggtcagtctggactggagggtcaggctggactggagtggggagttatggctggactggagtgggagggtcaggctggactggagtgggagggtcaggctggactggagtgggagggtcaggctggactggagtgggagggtcaggctggattGGAGTggggggtcaggctggactggagtgggagggtcaggctggactggagtgggagggtcaggctgtactggagtgggagggtcaggctggattGGAGTGGGGGgccaggctggactggagtgggatgggcaggctggactggagtgggagggtcaggctcgactggagtgggagggtcaggctggactggagNNNNNNNNNNNNNNNNNNNNNNNNNNNNNNNNNNNNNNNNNNNNNNNNNNNNNNNNNNNNNNNNNNNNNNNNNNNNNNNNNNNNNNNNNNNNNNNNNNNNgggcagatacctgatggtacggggcagactggaggggagaagagtggtgctggtaaatatatatgccccgaactgggatgacgtggacttcattaaaaaagtgctggggaagatcccgggcctggattctcgcaggttaataatgggaggggactttaacatggtccttgacccgactttggatcggtcgtgtcccagaacgggtagactctcagcaatggcaagggagctgaaagggtttatggagcaaatgggggcagtggattccctggagagatagatagccaacaggaaggggctactcgtttcactcgcacgtccataaagtatattccaggatagatttatttgtactaagcagggactgtatggggcaggtaaagaacacggaatactcagcaattaccatttcagaccatgccccgcattgggtggacctgcagttcgggggagcgagttatcaacgcccgcaatggaggctagatgtgggactgctttcggaggaggggatctgcgagaggcttcggaaatgtataaaaaattacctgtaggtgaatgacacaggggaagtctcagcggcgaccttgtgcgaggcgctaaaggcagtagtgcggggggagctgatttcaattggggcccacagagccaaggcagaccgggcagagatggatagattggtcagggaaatgggtcggatagatgaagagcatgcggagtccctggaggaggttttactcagggagaggcagaggctacaggcggaactgggggcactatccacgagcagggccgtagaacagcttaggaaggcgaggggagtggtgtacgagcatggggaaaaggctagcaggctgttagcgcagcaactcaggaggagggaggcggccacggaaataggtagagtgagggacgagggggggggtggcgcaaagtggaggacccggcagaattgaatagggtattccgggacttctatcataagctgtacacttcggagccgctggaagaaccggaggggatgaaaaggtttctggacgggttaacattcccaacagttggtggggggcgagtggaagagctgggggccccgattagagtagaggaggtattggggggccttaaggctatgcagtcggggaagtccccggggccggatggatacccagtagagttttataggaggttctctgagctggtgggcccggtcttggcgagggttttcaatgaggcaagggacagagggaccctgccgccgacaatgtcacaagccaccatatctctgatattgaagcggggtaaagacccggaggcgtgcgggtcctacaggccaaactccctgattaatgtagacaccaagctcctggcaaaggtactggtgggtagaatggaggactgtgtaccggaggtgattggggaggatcaatcggggttcgtgaaaggtaggcagctggcgaccaatctgaggagattactcaatgtgataatgatgcccccggcgggtagagaggtggaggtagtggtggcaatggacgccgagaaggcctttgaccgggtggagtgggactatctatgggaggtgctcagacggtttgggttcggggagggattggtggattagatcaaattattatatcaggccccgagggccagcgtcaggaccaacagagaagtgtcggagtactgtaggttgtaccgagggaccagacagggctgcccgctctccccactgctgtttgctctggccatagagccgctggagattgcgctgagagccgcagagggttggaaggggatggtgaggggcagggttgaacacagggtttctctttatgcagacgacctgctcctgtacgtgtcagaccagtggccgggatggaaactatactgggaatgctgaggaagttcggccagttctcaggatacaaattaaatacggtcaagagtgaaatgtttgtggtccaggcaaggggccaggagaacagattgagagggctaccgtttaggctggttgaggaaaatttccggtatttgggaatccaggtggcacgagactggggcaggctgcataagttaaatttggccagggtggtggagcaaatgaagggagagtttcggagatgggatgcactcccgctgtcgctggcagggagggtgcagactgtaaagatgacaatcctccctcgatttttgtttatttttcagtgcctcccgatctttatcccacagtccttcttcaaaagagttaacgggctgatcatgagctttgtctgggcgggaaaatccccgcgggtaaagaaggtgatgttggagaggaaccgcagcgagggagggctggctttgccgagtctggtcaattattactgggcggccaacatcgctatgataaggaagtggatggtgggtacggggtttaTTTggcagcgggtggaggcggcttcgtgcaggggctccagcttggaagccctggttacggctcctctaccgctgccgccggccaagtacaccaccagcccggtagtggtggcgaccctgcggatatggggccagtggaggaggcatgtgggagagatgggggcgtctgtctgggcgcaaatctgcgacaaccatcggtttgcccccggcagtatggatggggggttccgagtatggcggcgagcaggggcgggaagggtgggtgatatgttcctggaagggagcttcacgAGTTTGAGGAgcatggaggagaaatttgggttggtaaggggaaatgattttcgatacctacagttgcgggactttgttcgtagacaggtcccatctttcccacgcctcccgccaatggggatcctcgacagaatagtctctaggagggaagaaggggagggcagagtcgcgggtatatataaggtgctcatgagggaggaagggtcccagacagaggaactgaaacttaaatgggaggaggagctaggcggggaaatggaggatgggctgtgggcagaggccctgagtagggtaaactcgaccgcgacatgtgctaggctcgggctgatccaatttaaggtcattcaccaggcccatatgacggtggctcggatgagcaaatttttcgggatagaggacaaatgcgctaggtgcgcgggaggaccagcgaaccacgttcacatgttttgggcatgccctaagctgagggagtactgggagggatttgcggggtcatgtcccaggtgctaaaaacaagggtggtgatgagtccaggggtgacaatttttggggtttcggaagacccgggcgtccagggggagaaagaggccgatgtgttggcctttgcttccctgatagcccggcgatgaatattattggcgtggagggactcaaagcccccgaagactgagtggtggcttgcggacatgtcgagtttcctggggatggagaaaattaagttcgccttgaggggatctgtgcaggggttcacccggaggtggcaaccatttattgacttctttgcgggagagtgagtgtcagcacgtgggtgggggggggggggggggggagggggggggggagggggggggggtagagttgagaaggagggaaaatatggcgggtagtaccagtgggaggggagcgggcttgtgcaatatgttacgatggaagtattgaaagtacgtggatgtttgcacatttgtgccttttttgctttctttctgatgatgtctgtaactgtttataaagccaaaaactacctcaataaaattgtttattaaaaaaaaacaagacaagCAGACTCACACAAGGACATAAAACACAGTTGGAACCATCATCATATGCAGCAGCACATAGTGAGAAGACAGTAACACAGACATGAGGGTATACACTGCCGCCCACATTAGCACACATATATGGGCACACGGAGAAGCACGTTAACAGCTTACACACGGATAAAGAAAGACATACATGAAATACAGCAGAGCATTCGGATGCACACAGTTAAATGCAAACATTAGCGTGCTCATACACGAGAGGACACGAAAACACACATTAGTACACAGGGGACGTATATATTTCAAAACATAGTCATATAAATCTATCAATGCATACATACACGTATTAACACATCAACACAGACGTATATACGCGCGCATAAACATTCGTATATTGATAGATATGTGGTGCAGAAGGAAACATATCACTACATATATACCAGGCCAGAACACATAAGCGCGCATTAACACAACTCTGAATAAATAAACATAGACTTCAATACAAAATATCTCATTCATACAGAAACATAGACAGAAGCACGAAATGCACAAACAATCACACAGGTTAAAACTCATGGCACATGAACAATGAAATGAACGCTCATAAACACATTTGGACAGACAAACCGTTCAAGGCAAATCACGAGTTAGTTCAGCATTAAAGACAAACGACAAGATGAGAGTATATTTCTAATATAACATTTAATGGGCATATTCACCAAAATCTATCCCCATTTAATAATGTTCCCACTAACGCATAAGTGTTCCATTACCATAAACAACTAAGACAGGAACTGACGTCCGAATTCTTAGCAGAAATATTACAGTTTTCAAATAAGAAGCTCAGTGAACTTCCCTCAATATCAATCGTCATAATCTCACATTGTAACAAATTGTTCAAAAATAAACTGAAACTAAATAAAAGCTGCCATGTTTTCGACCCGGACTGTTTGAGGAACGTAAAGGAAGAAGAGCTGTGTAGACAGTGACAGAGATCGGTTTCTGAGTGGCACGAACtcagcagagtggggataaagggatctttttcatgatggcaggcggtgactagtggtgtgcctcaggggcccgtgcttggaccacaacttttcacaatatacattaatgatttggaaggaggaattgaaggcactgttgctaagtttgcagatgatacaaagatctgtagaggggcagatagtattgaggaagcgggggggggggggggtggtgcagaagaacttggacaggctaggagtgggcaaagaagtggcagatggaatacaatgtgggaaagtgtgagattatgctcTTCGGAAGCAGAaattgaggcatagactattttctaaatgggaagatgcttaagaaatcagaagcacaaagggacttgggactccttgttcacgattctcttcaggttaacgtgtaggttcagtcggcagtaggaaggcaaatgcaatgttagcattcatgtcggaagggctagaatacaaaccACGGATGGACTTCTGAAgctatattcccgtaccagcctccccaaacaggcgccggaatgtggcgacgaggggcttttcacattaacttcattttgaagcctacttgtgacaataagcgattttcatttcttaaggctctggtcagatcccatttggagtattgtgagcagttttgggcaccgtatctaagaaaggatgtggtggccttgaaaagggtccagaggaggttcacaaaaatgatccctggaatgaagaacttgtatgaggaacggttcaggactctgggtctgtacccgttggagtttagaaggatgaggggtgatcttattgaaacttacgggatactgcgaggcctggatagtgtcgacgtggagaggatatttccacttggagaaaaactagaagcagagaacaCTCTCAGACTAAAGAAACGATTCTTTAAACcagagatcaggaggaatttcttcaggcagagggtgctgaatctgtggaactatttgccgcagaaggctgtggaggcaaaatcactgagtgtctttaagacagagatggacagGTTTTTGAtcaacaggtggatcaggggttatgtggagaaggcaggagaatggggatgcgaaCAATAtcggtcatgattgaatggcggagcagactcgatgggacgagtggcctaattctgctcctatgtcttatggtcttatagaagaTGTACAATGATTATTAAATTCGAGAATATATTACTCACTTAAGAAAGATAAAAGGTAATATGTATAATAACACAAGATATCCTGGAGGGAAACACAATTTAACTACATTTCCTCGGCTCCATCCTCGTAGAAAAcacagaccacacctggacgGAAGACTATGAGGATGATAACGGCAACATCTGGACAACcgcttccacattcatcaccctgttcttcctgagcATGTAGTACAGCACAGCCGTTACTCTGGTGAAGGTGAGAAGATTCAATCCACTCACACTTCAAACTGACAGCAGCAGCAGTTTGAAAACTCATTGAACTTTTCATTGATTAAAAAATCTAACACTAATGCCCGAGATCACAAACATCTGCTTCGTTATTTAATCTTCTTTTACAGATTAAGTGACCGGTTGATTCTGCGTAATTATGCATCATTAATTGATGCGTAATTCTGAATGCTGGAATACAAGATTTGTGTTCAAACAGTTTAATGTTTCTGTATCTATTATAAAGTTTATTTTGTTCAGGACAGTGAATTATTGTGGCTTTATCATCTTACTGTGCAAGTGTGATTTCATACTTTATCTACTTTGAAACATATTAATAGTCCTTAACTTGATCATGAAGCATCGGTTAATCTAAAGCAACTGCTGAAAATGACGAAGGGAAAAATGAGCAACTTCTTCAGCTCATTTCGGAACTTGGTCTGGGCTTCTGCATAGATGAAGGTGTTGTTGCAGGAACTGAGTAACTGAAGCATGTTGGACGTTTCTTGAAATATGAAGTGTGGGACATTGAAATTCAGACCGGTGAAGTAGGCCTCACCTGTAACACGAACATATAGGAAATGTCCAACATATGTGAcccagaggaggaggaagctgagcGAGATGGAGAAGAGCAGGACAATCGACTTCTTGCGGTTGGCTATCTCTGGATCTCCGTCACTCTCTGAGCCCTTCAGTCTCCTGCGGGCTCTGCTGGCCTCTACAATGTGCCTTACAGTCAGGGCGTTGAGCATCAGAATAAAGAAGAACGGAAGAAAAGGGGTTAATATGTGGTCGAGCCAGTCTAAAGCTTGCCACGATGGAATCGTGTAATAGCTGGACCTAATTTCACAGAACCAGGGAATCTCGTCCAATATGTACAAGGGCTGGTAGGTGAAGTACAAAGGGATGTTCTTGGCGTAGCTCAAGGTAATGACCATTCCTATGACCAGCAGTGCCGTTTTCTCGGTGCAGTATCGGCTCTTCAGTCTCTGACAGCAGATGGATACAAAACGGTCGAAGGTGAAGGCCACGGTCAGCCATACTGAA
The sequence above is drawn from the Scyliorhinus canicula unplaced genomic scaffold, sScyCan1.1, whole genome shotgun sequence genome and encodes:
- the LOC119959447 gene encoding probable G-protein coupled receptor 139; this translates as MHGPANGPFSAIYYPALTIIGVPANLMAIIILSRGRCGLSRCITYYLVAIAVTDFLVMVTAVILNRIGGIYFRYSILSITPGCAVSTVLVYATRDGSVWLTVAFTFDRFVSICCQRLKSRYCTEKTALLVIGMVITLSYAKNIPLYFTYQPLYILDEIPWFCEIRSSYYTIPSWQALDWLDHILTPFLPFFFILMLNALTVRHIVEASRARRRLKGSESDGDPEIANRKKSIVLLFSISLSFLLLWVTYVGHFLYVRVTGEAYFTGLNFNVPHFIFQETSNMLQLLSSCNNTFIYAEAQTKFRNELKKLLIFPFVIFSSCFRLTDAS